One genomic segment of Rivularia sp. PCC 7116 includes these proteins:
- a CDS encoding phycobilisome rod-core linker polypeptide, producing MSVKASGGSSVARPQLYQTLALSTIIQAEQQDRFLGSGELKELNSYFASGKKRLEIAQTLTENSEIIVSRAANRIFVGGSPMSFLEKPREPEPAMAMAMATGDEESPDMRRQMELGTVTYVESKGGFLENLRSIFNSSPSGPTPAGFRPINVSRYGPSNMSKSLRDLSWFLRYGTYAIVAGDPNIIAVNVRGLREIIERACSGEATIVALQEIRTASISYFRKDPEATAIVTQYMDVLVNEFKAATPSTKKRQRPSGDQQGLQLPQIYFNAAERRPKFVMKPGLSAMEKDMVVKGAYRQIFERDITRAYSQSISYLESQVKNGDISMKEFARRLGKSPLYRKQFYEPFINSRALELAFRHFLGRGPSSREEVQKYFDIISRGGQAALIDALVDSNEYADYFGEETVPYLRGLGQEAQECRNWGPQQDLLRYSAPFRKIPQFITTFAAYNQPLPDQHVYGSGNDPLEIQFGAIFPKETRNPSSSPAPFSKDTKRILIHQGPGINNQNSKPQARGAFPGTLGAKVFRLDQVPSTLSRGTGQGASVKYSESSTQAVIKAAYLQVFGRDVYEGQRLKVAEIKLENGEITVRDFIRMLAKSDLFRKMYWTSLYVCKAVEYIHRRLLGRPTYGRQENNKYFDICAKKGFYALVDAFIDSPEYVEAFGEDTVPYERYLTPQGVSLRQLRTGSIREDVGTQVQKEETPMFVELGTVEQKRTEPDIQSRINQGVSKQREQRKIFKLVANTKNKVAVESLIKAAYRQIFERDIEPYIASSSEFKNLESRLGNGEINVKEFIEGLGCSSLYLKEFYTPYPNTKVIELGTKHFLGRAPLDQKELRKYNQILATQGLRAFINAMVNSEDYTQAFGEDTVPYNLYQTLPAANFPNSQTLYNRLTKQTKDIVVPSFEPVKSKMQVAQMPLTGKAIADMAAKAREIDKSRPLFIQLGRSFNDGRGQSVEVGVGTSRRKPARIFRMTTMANQAEKQQVIDAIYIQVMDVFSGQIPSYFRRSDLDSKLRNGEISVREFIRTLASSEVYRKRFYTPYPNTKVIEFLFRHILGRAPATQAEIRQYNKLLADDGLKAAVETMVGTEEYSRFFGEDVVPYPRFPSLPAGNYIGSVKAAADLVKQSWSSLSPAILTGRYNER from the coding sequence ATGAGTGTTAAGGCAAGTGGTGGAAGCTCGGTTGCACGTCCGCAACTATATCAAACTCTAGCTTTATCAACTATTATTCAAGCGGAACAGCAAGACCGTTTTTTGGGTAGTGGTGAATTAAAGGAATTAAATAGTTATTTCGCTTCGGGTAAGAAGCGTTTGGAAATTGCTCAGACTTTAACTGAGAATTCCGAAATTATTGTTTCTCGGGCTGCGAACCGGATTTTCGTCGGTGGTTCGCCGATGTCTTTCTTGGAAAAACCAAGAGAACCCGAACCAGCTATGGCTATGGCTATGGCTACTGGTGATGAAGAATCTCCCGATATGCGGAGACAAATGGAATTGGGAACCGTCACTTACGTGGAATCGAAAGGCGGATTCTTGGAAAATTTACGTTCCATTTTTAATTCTTCTCCTAGTGGGCCTACACCTGCTGGGTTCAGACCGATTAACGTTTCTCGTTACGGTCCAAGCAACATGTCCAAGAGCTTACGGGATTTGTCTTGGTTCTTGCGTTACGGTACTTATGCCATCGTAGCTGGCGACCCAAATATCATTGCCGTAAACGTGCGGGGATTGCGAGAAATTATCGAAAGAGCTTGTTCTGGTGAAGCAACAATTGTAGCTTTGCAAGAAATCAGAACTGCTTCAATTTCTTATTTCCGTAAAGATCCAGAAGCCACAGCGATTGTGACTCAGTACATGGATGTTTTGGTTAACGAATTCAAAGCAGCTACTCCTTCAACTAAGAAGCGTCAGCGTCCAAGTGGCGACCAACAAGGTTTACAACTACCGCAAATTTACTTTAATGCGGCAGAAAGACGACCCAAGTTTGTCATGAAACCTGGTTTGTCGGCTATGGAAAAAGATATGGTCGTCAAAGGTGCTTATCGACAAATTTTTGAGCGCGATATCACCCGTGCTTATTCTCAGTCGATATCTTACCTGGAATCTCAGGTCAAAAATGGCGATATTTCGATGAAAGAGTTTGCCCGTCGTTTGGGCAAATCTCCTTTATATCGCAAGCAATTTTATGAACCTTTTATTAATAGTCGCGCTCTAGAACTTGCTTTCCGTCACTTTTTGGGACGGGGACCTTCTAGCCGCGAAGAAGTACAAAAATACTTTGATATTATCTCCAGAGGCGGTCAAGCAGCTTTAATTGATGCTTTGGTTGATTCTAACGAATATGCCGATTATTTTGGAGAAGAAACTGTACCTTACCTCAGAGGTTTGGGACAAGAAGCTCAAGAATGTCGCAACTGGGGTCCTCAGCAAGATTTGTTGAGATACAGCGCTCCTTTCCGCAAGATTCCGCAGTTTATCACAACTTTTGCTGCTTACAATCAACCATTACCAGACCAGCATGTTTATGGTTCCGGTAACGACCCCTTGGAAATTCAATTCGGCGCAATCTTTCCCAAGGAAACCAGAAATCCTAGCAGCAGTCCCGCACCTTTCAGCAAAGATACCAAGCGTATCTTGATTCACCAAGGACCTGGAATTAATAACCAAAACAGCAAACCTCAAGCTCGCGGTGCATTCCCCGGTACTTTAGGTGCAAAGGTATTTCGCTTAGACCAAGTTCCCAGCACTTTAAGTAGAGGAACTGGTCAAGGTGCTAGCGTTAAGTATTCTGAAAGCAGTACTCAAGCAGTTATCAAAGCTGCTTATTTACAAGTCTTTGGTCGCGACGTTTACGAAGGACAGCGTTTAAAAGTTGCGGAAATCAAATTAGAAAACGGTGAAATTACCGTCCGCGACTTTATCCGCATGTTGGCGAAGTCGGATTTATTCCGCAAAATGTATTGGACATCGCTCTACGTTTGTAAAGCAGTAGAATACATTCACCGTCGCTTATTAGGTCGTCCTACCTACGGTCGTCAGGAAAATAATAAGTACTTCGATATTTGTGCTAAGAAAGGTTTCTACGCATTAGTAGACGCTTTTATTGATAGCCCAGAATATGTTGAAGCATTTGGTGAAGACACCGTTCCTTACGAGCGTTACTTGACTCCTCAAGGTGTATCTTTACGTCAACTACGTACAGGTAGCATCCGCGAAGATGTTGGTACTCAAGTTCAGAAAGAAGAAACACCAATGTTTGTCGAGCTTGGTACAGTTGAACAAAAACGTACCGAACCAGATATCCAGTCTCGGATTAACCAAGGTGTCAGCAAGCAACGCGAACAGCGTAAAATCTTTAAGTTGGTAGCAAACACCAAGAATAAAGTAGCTGTAGAAAGTCTCATCAAAGCTGCTTACCGTCAAATTTTCGAGCGCGATATTGAGCCATACATTGCTTCTTCTAGCGAATTCAAGAACTTAGAAAGCAGATTGGGTAATGGTGAAATTAACGTTAAAGAATTCATCGAAGGCTTGGGTTGTTCCAGTCTATACCTCAAAGAATTCTATACTCCCTACCCCAACACTAAAGTAATTGAGCTAGGAACTAAGCACTTCTTAGGACGCGCACCTTTAGACCAGAAAGAGCTAAGAAAGTATAACCAAATACTTGCTACTCAAGGATTGCGTGCTTTCATCAATGCAATGGTGAATAGCGAGGATTATACCCAAGCATTTGGTGAGGACACGGTTCCTTATAACCTCTATCAAACCTTACCTGCGGCTAACTTCCCCAACAGCCAAACCTTATACAACCGACTCACCAAGCAAACCAAGGACATTGTTGTTCCCAGCTTCGAGCCGGTTAAATCCAAGATGCAGGTTGCTCAAATGCCATTGACGGGTAAAGCAATTGCAGATATGGCTGCTAAGGCTCGCGAAATCGATAAGAGCAGACCGCTGTTTATTCAGTTGGGACGCTCCTTCAACGATGGTAGAGGACAGTCAGTAGAAGTTGGTGTGGGAACAAGCCGTCGCAAGCCAGCACGGATTTTCCGCATGACTACTATGGCTAACCAAGCCGAGAAGCAACAGGTAATTGATGCTATTTACATTCAAGTAATGGATGTATTTAGCGGTCAAATTCCTTCATACTTCCGTCGTAGCGATTTAGATAGTAAGTTGAGAAACGGTGAAATTTCTGTCCGCGAGTTTATCCGCACTTTAGCTAGTTCCGAAGTTTACCGCAAGCGCTTTTACACCCCGTATCCCAATACTAAAGTGATTGAATTCCTATTCCGTCACATATTGGGACGCGCACCAGCTACCCAAGCTGAAATTCGTCAGTACAACAAATTATTAGCTGATGATGGTTTAAAAGCTGCTGTAGAAACAATGGTAGGTACCGAAGAGTATTCCAGATTCTTCGGTGAAGACGTAGTACCTTATCCACGCTTCCCATCCTTACCAGCAGGTAACTACATTGGTAGTGTCAAAGCCGCAGCTGACTTAGTTAAGCAATCGTGGTCTAGCTTATCTCCTGCCATACTTACCGGACGTTATAACGAACGGTAA
- a CDS encoding thioredoxin family protein: MKNFFTQTKTIKALTLAATVGIMTTLAACSNATDNNSASVSEPQTEEVTAASSATQGLAQQLQGKPVVVDIYADWCAGCKKIKPTLEALKKEYGDTANFVVFDVTDKKTTEASEAKAKELGLSDVFAKYKAKTATVAVMNPATGEVVELFQKNQNKADYVAALDTTKQQITN; this comes from the coding sequence ATGAAGAACTTCTTTACTCAAACTAAAACTATCAAAGCTCTAACTCTAGCAGCTACTGTTGGTATTATGACGACCTTAGCAGCTTGTAGCAACGCTACCGATAACAATAGCGCTAGTGTTAGTGAACCACAAACAGAAGAAGTTACAGCTGCATCATCAGCTACTCAAGGATTAGCGCAACAGTTACAGGGTAAACCGGTGGTTGTGGATATTTATGCAGATTGGTGTGCTGGATGTAAGAAAATTAAACCTACTTTGGAAGCTTTAAAGAAGGAGTATGGTGATACAGCTAATTTCGTCGTTTTTGATGTTACAGACAAAAAAACTACTGAAGCTTCTGAGGCTAAAGCTAAAGAGTTAGGTTTGTCAGATGTATTTGCTAAATATAAGGCTAAAACCGCTACTGTTGCTGTAATGAATCCAGCGACTGGTGAAGTAGTTGAATTATTTCAAAAAAATCAAAATAAAGCCGATTATGTTGCAGCTTTAGATACAACTAAGCAACAGATAACTAATTAA